The genomic stretch AGCTTCACTTTCCAGAAAGCCTCCCCCACCGCGGCTGTCGTCCGCATCGGCAAGGCCCTCGACTTCCGCAACGCCGCCGAGTTCAAGGCGTCGTGCCAGGAGCACGCCCGGCAGGGCGTCCGCTACTACGTGCTCGACTTCTCGGGCACGGGCATCCTCGACTCGACCGGCCTCGGGGTGATCTTCTCACTGTACCGCCAGCTGACGCCCGCCGGCGGGCAGGTCGTGTTCGCCTCGGTGAGCCGCCCCGTGCAGGTCGTCGTCCAGCTGACGCGCACCTACAAGGTGTTCCGCCAGTTCCCGACCGTCGAGGCGGCCCTCCAGGCCCACAGCGCGCCCTCGGCGCCCGCCCAGATCACGCAGCGCCCGACGGGCACCGCGTAACGACCGCCCGGCC from Rubrivirga sp. SAORIC476 encodes the following:
- a CDS encoding STAS domain-containing protein, whose amino-acid sequence is MSFTFQKASPTAAVVRIGKALDFRNAAEFKASCQEHARQGVRYYVLDFSGTGILDSTGLGVIFSLYRQLTPAGGQVVFASVSRPVQVVVQLTRTYKVFRQFPTVEAALQAHSAPSAPAQITQRPTGTA